In Ipomoea triloba cultivar NCNSP0323 chromosome 15, ASM357664v1, one genomic interval encodes:
- the LOC116006140 gene encoding UDP-glycosyltransferase 73C5-like — protein sequence MEKLHFLLIPLMSQSHIIPLTDFAKLLAKRGVTVSIITTPSNADRYNDSVKIPAAKSNLKIQLITVEFPCQQAGLPHGCENMDSLASMDLVIDFFQASDMLREPLEKIVSQLDPKPSCIVDTSAFSWTQDIATKLHIPRYVFQTVSCFTNVISHILKETKAADTDSGTFLIPRIPDNIELRKGQLMENTVKHSDKWVGIMDRIKKAHDLARGNLINSFEELEPWYVNEYKKLRRAVWCVGPVSLCNRETDEKRNRGNRFSSDQDCLPWLDTMKPRSVIYACFGSLCQISPSQLKEIGLGLEASNSPFIWVIRGINFSSQVEKWLEEDGLEERVKGRALIVRGWAPQLEILSHPSIRGFMTHCGWNSALEAVSAGVPMITFPMFAEQFFNEKFIVKVLKIGVRVGVEVGVNSWQEEKKGVMVKREQVKNAIDCLMGDEGEEMSKRAQKLAEMAKKAGEEGGSSSFNISLLIQDVIDATCEVKM from the exons ATGGAAAAGCTTCATTTCCTCTTGATACCCCTAATGTCCCAAAGCCATATAATCCCCCTGACGGATTTCGCAAAACTGCTAGCCAAACGCGGCGTTACCGTTTCCATCATCACCACACCTTCCAATGCCGACAGGTACAACGACTCCGTCAAGATTCCTGCGGCGAAATCGAACCTCAAAATCCAACTAATCACCGTCGAGTTTCCCTGCCAACAAGCCGGGCTGCCCCACGGCTGCGAAAACATGGATTCCCTCGCTTCCATGGATCTCGTCATCGACTTCTTCCAAGCCTCCGACATGCTCCGAGAACCGCTCGAGAAAATCGTGTCGCAGCTCGACCCGAAGCCGAGCTGCATCGTCGACACCAGCGCGTTTTCTTGGACGCAAGACATCGCGACAAAGCTCCACATTCCGAGGTATGTGTTCCAGACGGTTTCCTGTTTCACTAACGTAATCTCGCATATCTTGAAGGAGACTAAGGCTGCCGACACAGATTCTGGTACGTTCTTGATTCCTCGTATCCCGGACAACATAGAACTGCGCAAAGGTCAGCTTATGGAAAACACAGTGAAACACTCCGACAAGTGGGTAGGCATTATGGACAGAATCAAAAAG GCTCATGATCTTGCTCGGGGGAATTTGATCAACAGTTTCGAGGAGCTGGAGCCGTGGTACGTGAACGAGTACAAGAAACTGAGAAGAGCCGTATGGTGTGTGGGCCCGGTTTCGCTCTGCAACAGAGAAACCGACGAGAAGCGAAACAGAGGGAACAGATTCTCGTCCGACCAAGACTGTTTACCTTGGCTTGATACGATGAAGCCACGGTCTGTCATATACGCTTGTTTCGGAAGTCTCTGCCAGATTTCACCTTCCCAATTAAAAGAAATCGGGTTGGGACTAGAGGCATCAAACTCGCCCTTCATTTGGGTCATCCGAGGTATCAACTTCTCCTCACAGGTCGAGAAATGGCTAGAAGAAGACGGGCTCGAAGAGAGGGTGAAAG GAAGGGCGTTGATCGTCCGAGGATGGGCCCCACAGCTGGAGATATTATCCCACCCGTCCATTCGAGGATTCATGACGCACTGCGGATGGAACTCGGCTCTCGAGGCAGTATCAGCCGGCGTGCCCATGATCACATTCCCCATGTTCGCGGAGCAATTCTTCAACGAGAAGTTCATCGTCAAGGTCTTGAAGATTGGGGTGAGAGTTGGCGTTGAAGTGGGTGTGAATTCATGGCAAGAAGAGAAGAAAGGGGTGATGGTGAAGAGAGAGCAAGTGAAGAACGCCATAGATTGTCTAATGGGCGATGAAGGAGAGGAGATGAGTAAAAGAGCTCAGAAACTTGCAGAGATGGCGAAGAAGGCCGGAGAAGAAGGAGGATCTTCTTCGTTCAATATCTCGTTACTCATCCAAGATGTGATAGATGCAACTTGCGAGGTGAAAATGTag